The following coding sequences are from one Halorubrum sp. BOL3-1 window:
- a CDS encoding alanine--glyoxylate aminotransferase family protein has product MTEKREYRDDYDDKTLYIPGPTEVRDDVIEAMAEPMFGHRMDRMTDLYTTIVEDTKEFLGTDNEVVILTGSGTEFWEATTLNLVDERVLVPTCGAFSERYANVAERLGKGVTRLEYEWGEAVKPEDIREALDASDEGYDMVAGVMNESSTGVRNPVEEIGDVLSEYPDTYFAVDAVSSLGGDYVDIDAHGIDAIFASTQKAFAMPPGLAVCVVSDDAYDREVEKGDSSWYGGFRRSIDYYDRKGQTHSTPAIPIMLAYRKQMKHMLDEGHRARDERHREMTEYVHDWADKHFAMFPEEGYESQTVACIENTRGIDVAATIEEVSEEYDMAFSNGYGDIGEETFRIGHMGEHTVESVKELTDAIEDVAGL; this is encoded by the coding sequence GTGACGGAAAAACGCGAATACCGCGACGACTACGACGACAAGACGCTGTACATCCCCGGCCCGACGGAGGTCCGCGACGACGTCATCGAGGCGATGGCGGAGCCGATGTTCGGCCATCGGATGGACCGGATGACCGACCTGTACACCACCATCGTCGAGGACACGAAGGAGTTTCTCGGCACCGACAACGAGGTCGTCATCCTGACCGGCTCCGGCACGGAGTTCTGGGAGGCGACGACGCTCAACCTCGTCGACGAGCGCGTCCTCGTCCCGACCTGCGGCGCCTTCAGCGAGCGCTACGCCAACGTGGCCGAGCGGCTCGGGAAAGGCGTCACCCGGCTGGAGTACGAGTGGGGAGAGGCCGTCAAACCGGAGGACATCCGCGAGGCGCTCGACGCCAGCGACGAGGGGTACGACATGGTCGCCGGCGTGATGAACGAGTCGTCGACCGGCGTCCGCAACCCGGTCGAGGAAATTGGGGACGTACTCAGCGAGTACCCGGACACCTACTTCGCGGTCGACGCCGTCTCCTCGCTCGGCGGCGACTACGTCGACATCGACGCCCACGGTATCGACGCGATCTTCGCGTCGACCCAGAAGGCGTTCGCGATGCCGCCGGGACTGGCGGTCTGCGTCGTCAGCGACGACGCCTACGACCGCGAGGTCGAGAAGGGCGACTCCTCGTGGTACGGCGGCTTCCGCCGTAGCATCGACTACTACGACCGGAAGGGACAGACCCACTCGACGCCCGCGATTCCGATCATGTTGGCGTACCGCAAGCAGATGAAACACATGCTCGACGAGGGGCACCGCGCCCGCGACGAGCGCCACCGCGAGATGACCGAGTACGTCCACGACTGGGCCGACAAACACTTCGCGATGTTCCCCGAGGAGGGGTACGAGTCGCAGACTGTCGCCTGTATCGAGAACACGCGGGGGATAGACGTCGCGGCGACCATCGAGGAAGTGAGCGAGGAGTACGACATGGCCTTCTCGAACGGCTACGGCGACATCGGGGAAGAGACGTTCCGGATCGGCCACATGGGCGAACACACCGTCGAGAGCGTGAAGGAACTCACCGACGCCATCGAGGACGTCGCCGGCCTGTAG
- a CDS encoding tetratricopeptide repeat protein, translated as MTDERDDDGHEFSSGQGVDADYDAFTLEPPELGEDPSRVDPVDSRALTDELDRRNIGSEDVDVEQLVDVGLSYMGINRFEAATETFERAARFADEDSLEAQEAWVNKGAAHAQLEEFDQATGAYQEALRIDEDSEHAATAETNLAYALWESGRSEQALEHAERAVEADPRFAEAWYNRGFLLVERGLAEDAVSCFDNAIRLGYRDAGVLEEKARALEEAGEHEQAEEVADRADELRRETEEQLIEEQTGQAPGPGGQGGQGGRPGGQGGRGGQPGAGGRGREGGAGGRGGEGGAGGRGGEGSRSGQDGEAEGPERELQGEGPEGF; from the coding sequence ATGACCGACGAACGCGACGACGACGGCCACGAGTTCTCTTCGGGGCAGGGCGTCGACGCCGACTACGACGCGTTCACGCTGGAGCCGCCGGAGCTCGGCGAGGACCCGAGCCGCGTCGACCCGGTCGACTCCCGGGCGCTGACCGACGAGCTGGACCGCCGGAACATCGGGAGCGAGGACGTCGACGTCGAGCAGCTGGTCGACGTCGGCCTCTCGTACATGGGGATCAACCGCTTCGAGGCGGCGACCGAGACGTTCGAGCGCGCCGCCCGCTTCGCCGACGAGGACTCGCTCGAAGCGCAGGAGGCGTGGGTGAACAAGGGGGCAGCCCACGCCCAGCTGGAGGAGTTCGACCAGGCGACCGGCGCCTACCAAGAGGCGCTGCGCATCGACGAGGACTCCGAACACGCCGCGACCGCCGAGACCAACCTCGCGTACGCGCTCTGGGAGTCCGGCCGGAGCGAGCAGGCGCTCGAACACGCCGAGCGCGCCGTCGAGGCCGACCCCCGCTTCGCCGAGGCGTGGTACAACCGCGGGTTCCTGCTGGTCGAGCGCGGCCTCGCCGAGGACGCGGTCTCCTGCTTCGACAACGCGATCCGGCTGGGCTACCGCGACGCGGGCGTCTTAGAGGAGAAAGCGCGTGCGCTCGAAGAGGCCGGCGAACACGAGCAGGCAGAGGAGGTCGCCGACCGCGCCGACGAACTCCGCCGCGAGACGGAGGAACAGCTGATCGAAGAACAGACGGGACAGGCGCCGGGTCCCGGAGGGCAGGGCGGACAGGGCGGCCGACCCGGCGGACAGGGTGGTCGCGGTGGGCAGCCCGGTGCCGGCGGTCGCGGTAGAGAGGGCGGTGCCGGCGGTCGCGGTGGAGAGGGCGGTGCCGGCGGTCGCGGTGGAGAGGGCAGTCGCAGCGGGCAGGACGGCGAGGCCGAGGGGCCGGAGCGAGAGCTTCAAGGCGAGGGTCCCGAGGGCTTCTGA
- a CDS encoding DUF424 domain-containing protein has protein sequence MLLRERETAEGRLVSVCDPDCLGETFEDGPVTLTVSEEFYGGDDAVEATESEVIAGLRRAQVANIVGTEAVGVAVEAGLVDEETVLEFEETRHAQLLWL, from the coding sequence ATGCTCCTCCGCGAGCGCGAGACCGCCGAGGGACGGCTCGTCTCCGTCTGTGACCCCGACTGCCTCGGAGAGACGTTCGAGGACGGTCCCGTCACGCTCACCGTAAGCGAGGAGTTCTACGGCGGCGACGACGCCGTTGAGGCGACCGAATCGGAGGTTATCGCGGGCCTCCGGCGCGCGCAGGTCGCGAACATCGTCGGCACCGAGGCGGTCGGGGTCGCCGTCGAGGCGGGCCTCGTCGACGAGGAGACCGTCCTGGAGTTCGAGGAGACGAGGCACGCGCAGTTGCTCTGGCTGTAG
- a CDS encoding SdpI family protein: MIGSRLSTRLRFGVAALLVAVGAVASLATAPDLPERMVTTWNAAGGPTGTLARTAGMWLVPGLAAGLIGLFALLPRIDPLGGNIAAFRVHYDRFVVIVTAFLVALHLAVLAVNLGYAVNVTTVAVAGAAALFYYLGTLLPHIEPNWFVGIRTPWTLSDDTVWDRTHALGGRLFKISAAVAVVGLLVGEYAVYFLVGPALATVAVTAAYSYVLYARRREEGANGDPATRTTK; the protein is encoded by the coding sequence ATGATTGGTTCCCGACTCTCCACGCGGCTCCGGTTCGGCGTCGCAGCGCTCCTTGTCGCCGTGGGCGCCGTCGCCAGCCTCGCGACCGCACCGGACCTCCCCGAGCGGATGGTAACGACGTGGAACGCCGCCGGCGGGCCGACGGGGACGCTCGCTCGGACGGCCGGAATGTGGCTCGTTCCGGGGCTCGCGGCCGGGCTGATCGGCCTGTTCGCACTGCTCCCGCGGATCGATCCCCTCGGTGGAAACATCGCCGCGTTCCGGGTCCACTACGACCGGTTCGTCGTCATAGTCACCGCGTTCCTCGTCGCCCTCCACCTCGCCGTCCTCGCAGTCAACCTGGGCTACGCGGTCAACGTGACGACGGTCGCCGTGGCCGGGGCGGCCGCACTGTTCTACTACCTCGGCACCCTCTTACCCCACATCGAGCCGAACTGGTTCGTCGGGATCCGGACGCCGTGGACGCTCAGCGACGACACCGTCTGGGACCGCACCCACGCGCTCGGCGGCCGGCTGTTCAAGATCTCGGCCGCGGTCGCGGTCGTCGGTCTCCTCGTCGGGGAGTACGCCGTCTACTTCCTCGTCGGTCCGGCGCTCGCGACGGTCGCGGTCACCGCGGCGTACTCGTACGTCCTGTACGCGCGCCGGAGGGAGGAAGGGGCCAACGGCGACCCCGCGACTCGGACCACGAAGTAG